A window of Clostridium sp. Marseille-P299 contains these coding sequences:
- a CDS encoding DUF1653 domain-containing protein, with product MNNRTPKPGDLYRHFKGNLYQIITVATHTETEEPLVVYLALYGDYRAYARPLLMFLEEVDRVKYPDVTQVYRFEKIERESLINTKESKEIKIALDSNNANGTDFINANATNTSNTSVSDSSNALTSEMQAEVDNEYGMVNKDLLAFLDAESYGEKLEILFAIRNKIDDRLMTDIEMSLDLSGHEGTIEDRFDLVKNNLQTLSKFESKRLR from the coding sequence TTGAATAATAGAACACCAAAACCTGGAGATTTATACCGACACTTTAAAGGAAATTTATATCAGATTATTACCGTTGCAACTCATACGGAAACAGAGGAGCCACTTGTAGTTTATCTGGCATTATACGGCGATTATAGAGCGTATGCAAGACCTCTTTTGATGTTTTTAGAAGAGGTAGATAGGGTAAAATATCCGGACGTTACACAAGTGTATCGTTTTGAAAAAATAGAAAGAGAATCATTAATCAATACAAAAGAAAGCAAAGAAATTAAAATTGCATTAGACTCTAATAATGCCAATGGAACTGACTTTATTAATGCTAATGCAACAAACACTAGTAATACAAGTGTATCAGATTCTAGCAATGCACTTACTTCGGAAATGCAAGCAGAAGTAGATAATGAATACGGAATGGTAAATAAAGATTTGCTTGCATTCCTTGATGCAGAAAGTTATGGTGAAAAATTAGAAATTTTATTTGCTATTCGAAATAAAATTGATGATCGTTTAATGACGGATATTGAAATGTCACTGGATCTTTCTGGACACGAAGGAACAATTGAAGATCGATTTGATTTAGTAAAAAATAATCTTCAAACACTATCAAAATTTGAGTCAAAAAGACTTCGATAA
- the nrdG gene encoding anaerobic ribonucleoside-triphosphate reductase activating protein yields the protein MYYADIKRCDVANGPGVRISLFVSGCTHHCEGCFNEVAWDFNYGKMFTEETIEEILNLLDSSYIKGLSLLGGEPFERANQQGLLPLLRKVKERFPEKDIWCYSGYLFDRDIVGTMCEKWPETKEMISYIDVLVDGKFEEDKKSVNLRFRGSSNQRIIKVSESLQSKSIVLWDE from the coding sequence ATGTATTATGCAGATATAAAGCGCTGTGATGTAGCAAATGGACCAGGTGTCCGTATCTCACTGTTTGTAAGTGGTTGTACACATCATTGCGAAGGATGTTTTAATGAAGTGGCCTGGGATTTTAATTATGGCAAGATGTTTACGGAAGAAACCATTGAGGAAATTTTAAATTTATTGGACTCTTCTTATATAAAAGGTTTATCCTTACTTGGGGGCGAGCCTTTTGAAAGAGCAAATCAACAAGGGTTATTGCCTTTACTTAGAAAGGTAAAAGAAAGATTTCCAGAAAAGGATATATGGTGCTATTCAGGATATTTATTTGATAGAGATATCGTTGGTACTATGTGTGAAAAATGGCCAGAGACAAAAGAAATGATCTCTTATATTGATGTTTTAGTAGATGGGAAATTTGAAGAAGATAAAAAGAGTGTTAATTTAAGATTTCGTGGTTCAAGCAACCAGCGTATCATTAAGGTGAGTGAATCGCTTCAGAGTAAAAGTATAGTTCTTTGGGATGAATAA
- the nrdD gene encoding anaerobic ribonucleoside-triphosphate reductase, which yields MKVIKRDGRVVDYDRSKILLAIQKANDEVENKEQITEQKIEKIVASIENLKKDTMHVEEIQDHIEQKLMADGKFTLAKTYIIYRYTRELVRKANTTDESIMSLIKNSNKDVMEENSNKNAVIASTQRDLIAGEVSKDLTRRLLLPEKISKAHDEGVLHFHDADYFLQSIFNCCLINIKDMLDNGTVMNGKLIESPKSFQVACTVMTQIISAVASSQYGGQSVDIRHLGKYLRYSYKKYQERYQERFKGQLSDEVIEQIVQERLQDELKSGVQTIQYQINTLMTTNGQSPFVTLFLNLDKDDEYIEENAMIIEEVLRQRLQGIKNEKGVYVTPAFPKLIYVLDEHNCLKGGKYDYITKLAVQCSAKRLYPDYISAKKMRENYEGNVFSCMGCRSFLTPWKDENGNYKFEGRFNQGVVSINLPQIGIIAQGDEEVFWPLLEERLALCYEALMCRHHALEGTLSDVSPIHWQYGAIARLNKGETIDKLLHDGYSTISLGYIGLYEVTKLMKGVSHTEPGGSEFALKLMNRLRQACDTWKKETGIGFGLYGTPAESLCYRFARIDKEKFGDIKDITDKGYYTNSYHVDVREHIDAFNKFAFESQFQVISSGGAISYIEIPNMRHNMEALEEIVKFIYENIQYAEFNTKSDYCHVCGFDGEIIINDNLEWECPNCGNKDHSKMNVTRRTCGYLGENFWNVGKTKEINARVLHV from the coding sequence ATGAAAGTTATTAAGCGTGATGGTAGGGTTGTAGATTATGACAGAAGTAAGATTCTTCTTGCCATTCAAAAAGCAAATGACGAGGTAGAGAATAAAGAGCAAATTACGGAACAAAAAATTGAAAAGATAGTTGCAAGTATTGAAAATCTTAAAAAAGATACAATGCATGTTGAAGAGATACAGGATCATATAGAACAAAAGTTAATGGCGGATGGAAAGTTTACATTAGCTAAGACCTATATTATTTATCGTTATACAAGAGAACTTGTTCGTAAAGCAAATACCACAGATGAATCCATTATGAGCCTTATTAAAAATAGCAATAAGGACGTTATGGAAGAAAACTCAAATAAAAATGCTGTTATTGCCTCTACACAGCGTGATTTAATTGCTGGTGAAGTTTCAAAAGATTTAACAAGAAGATTATTACTTCCTGAAAAAATATCCAAGGCACATGATGAGGGAGTTCTTCATTTTCATGATGCGGATTATTTCTTACAATCCATTTTTAACTGTTGCTTAATTAATATAAAAGACATGCTAGATAATGGAACTGTAATGAACGGAAAACTAATTGAGAGCCCAAAAAGCTTTCAGGTAGCATGTACAGTTATGACTCAAATTATCTCAGCAGTCGCAAGTAGCCAGTATGGTGGACAATCTGTAGATATTAGACATTTAGGTAAGTATTTAAGATATAGCTATAAAAAATATCAAGAACGTTATCAAGAACGTTTCAAAGGACAGTTATCCGATGAAGTAATCGAGCAAATTGTTCAAGAACGTTTACAAGATGAATTAAAATCTGGTGTACAAACCATTCAATATCAGATTAATACATTAATGACTACAAATGGACAATCTCCTTTCGTAACACTATTCTTAAATCTTGATAAAGACGATGAATATATTGAAGAGAATGCGATGATTATCGAGGAAGTACTTCGTCAACGTCTACAGGGAATTAAAAATGAAAAAGGAGTATATGTAACTCCTGCGTTCCCTAAACTTATCTATGTATTAGATGAGCATAATTGCTTAAAAGGTGGCAAATACGACTATATTACAAAGTTAGCAGTACAATGTTCTGCAAAACGTTTATATCCAGATTATATTTCAGCGAAGAAAATGCGTGAAAACTATGAAGGAAATGTATTTAGCTGTATGGGTTGCCGAAGCTTTTTAACTCCATGGAAGGACGAGAATGGAAACTATAAATTCGAAGGCCGTTTTAACCAAGGTGTTGTAAGTATTAACTTGCCACAGATTGGTATTATTGCCCAAGGAGATGAGGAAGTATTCTGGCCATTATTAGAAGAAAGACTTGCTCTTTGCTATGAAGCACTTATGTGCAGACATCATGCACTAGAAGGAACATTATCCGATGTTAGCCCAATTCACTGGCAGTATGGTGCAATTGCAAGATTAAATAAAGGTGAAACAATTGATAAGTTATTACATGATGGATATTCTACAATCTCACTTGGTTATATCGGTTTATATGAAGTAACAAAACTTATGAAAGGCGTAAGTCATACTGAGCCAGGTGGCAGTGAATTTGCCCTTAAGCTTATGAATCGATTAAGACAAGCTTGTGATACTTGGAAGAAAGAAACAGGAATTGGTTTCGGTCTATACGGTACACCAGCAGAATCTTTATGCTATCGTTTTGCACGCATTGATAAAGAGAAATTTGGTGATATTAAGGATATAACAGATAAGGGATATTATACAAATTCATATCATGTAGATGTAAGAGAGCATATCGATGCGTTTAATAAGTTCGCTTTTGAAAGTCAATTCCAAGTGATTTCCTCCGGTGGAGCAATTTCATATATTGAAATTCCTAACATGAGACATAATATGGAAGCTCTTGAAGAAATCGTAAAATTTATCTACGAGAATATTCAATATGCAGAATTTAATACAAAATCCGACTACTGCCATGTATGCGGATTTGATGGCGAAATCATTATCAATGACAATTTAGAATGGGAGTGCCCAAACTGTGGTAACAAAGATCATTCTAAAATGAATGTGACTCGTAGAACATGCGGATATCTTGGTGAAAATTTCTGGAATGTTGGTAAAACAAAAGAGATTAATGCAAGAGTACTTCATGTTTAA
- a CDS encoding sialate O-acetylesterase, translating to MKLSALLSDGMILQRGEKTSIWGETKPETKVRIIFLEEIYETISDSLGKFTIKLKSLEAGGPYEMILDDGEIHKIKDILIGDVWLLNGQSNMELPVRRTLDLYENEVKDAWENNIRKFAVPMQYNFQNPVNEVTAGEWMSVTPEQVLDFSATGYFFAKELYKTYKVPIGLIQTAVGGTPIEAWLSENAIGMIGGYEEELALCKDENYVKHTLETQSEKSLQWMEYLNEQDPGLKEKWFQEDVDSSNWNIIELPKYLKDDEFKSYYGSIWFQKKFYLSEEQKDKFNKLKLGTIVDADETYVNGVLVGTTAYRYPPRRYQIPKGILKEGINVITVRFICTHNVGAFIPDMPYQLVSEEESVDLTGEWNYRLGFRTNIFPSSITFQYKPTGVYNGMLYPLRNYTIKGIAFYQGESNTGKPKGYGELFQAYINGIRSLFQENELPIVYVQLPNFLDDEQVEELDHWAQLREEQKCGLKLKHTAMVVTIDIGQYNELHPQNKKLVGQRIALAARRVAYGEDVIYSGPIYESMKCVEDKIYLTFKYAEDGFLEKELHGFEISEDGKKFLSAKAKINGVQVVVCGDGINSPKYVRYAWADNPENISLFGKNGLPAAPFNTTIYCGI from the coding sequence ATGAAGTTATCTGCATTACTTAGTGATGGAATGATATTGCAACGCGGGGAAAAGACATCCATTTGGGGAGAGACAAAGCCAGAAACAAAAGTTAGAATCATATTTTTAGAAGAAATATATGAAACAATCTCAGATTCCTTAGGGAAGTTTACAATTAAACTAAAATCGTTAGAGGCAGGTGGCCCTTATGAAATGATTTTAGACGATGGAGAGATACATAAAATTAAAGATATTTTAATTGGTGATGTGTGGCTTTTAAATGGTCAGTCCAATATGGAATTGCCAGTTAGAAGAACACTGGACCTTTATGAAAACGAGGTAAAGGACGCATGGGAGAATAACATTAGGAAATTTGCTGTTCCAATGCAATATAATTTTCAAAATCCAGTGAATGAAGTTACTGCTGGAGAATGGATGAGTGTAACACCAGAACAGGTTCTTGATTTTAGTGCGACTGGCTATTTTTTTGCAAAAGAATTATATAAGACATATAAAGTTCCAATTGGCTTAATACAAACAGCAGTTGGAGGGACACCAATAGAAGCTTGGTTAAGTGAAAATGCAATAGGAATGATCGGTGGTTATGAAGAAGAATTAGCTCTATGTAAAGATGAGAATTACGTAAAGCATACACTGGAAACGCAATCAGAAAAAAGCCTACAATGGATGGAGTATTTAAATGAGCAAGATCCTGGTTTGAAGGAAAAATGGTTTCAAGAAGATGTGGATTCATCAAATTGGAATATAATAGAATTACCAAAATACTTAAAAGACGATGAATTTAAAAGCTATTATGGCTCTATATGGTTTCAAAAAAAGTTTTATTTATCAGAGGAGCAAAAAGATAAATTTAATAAATTAAAATTAGGTACCATAGTAGATGCTGATGAAACTTATGTAAATGGGGTTTTGGTTGGAACTACAGCATATCGATATCCACCAAGAAGATATCAGATACCTAAGGGGATATTAAAAGAAGGAATCAATGTAATTACCGTACGTTTTATTTGCACCCATAATGTAGGTGCATTTATACCAGATATGCCGTACCAACTGGTATCAGAAGAGGAGAGCGTTGACCTTACTGGTGAATGGAACTATCGTCTTGGGTTTCGGACAAATATCTTTCCAAGTTCGATTACGTTTCAATATAAACCAACAGGTGTCTATAATGGAATGTTGTATCCACTTAGAAACTACACAATCAAAGGGATTGCATTTTACCAAGGAGAATCAAACACTGGTAAACCAAAAGGATATGGTGAATTATTTCAAGCATATATCAATGGAATTCGTTCTCTATTTCAAGAGAATGAGTTACCAATTGTTTATGTTCAGCTACCGAATTTTTTGGATGATGAACAAGTAGAAGAATTGGATCATTGGGCACAGCTACGAGAAGAGCAAAAGTGTGGACTTAAGCTAAAGCATACAGCAATGGTTGTAACTATTGATATTGGACAATACAATGAATTACATCCACAAAATAAAAAGCTTGTTGGGCAGAGAATAGCATTGGCAGCGAGAAGAGTTGCATATGGAGAAGATGTCATTTATAGTGGTCCAATTTATGAAAGTATGAAATGTGTGGAAGATAAAATTTATTTAACATTTAAGTATGCAGAGGATGGTTTTTTAGAAAAAGAATTGCATGGTTTTGAAATTAGTGAAGATGGAAAAAAATTTTTATCAGCAAAAGCAAAAATAAATGGAGTACAAGTTGTAGTATGTGGGGATGGAATAAACTCACCGAAATATGTTCGATATGCATGGGCTGATAACCCTGAAAATATAAGTTTATTTGGCAAAAACGGGCTACCAGCGGCACCATTTAATACCACTATATATTGTGGTATATAA
- a CDS encoding ferritin: protein MLNSEIAKLLNEQITKELYSAYVYLDMANFYSDHNLNGFENWFYVQMQEERDHALLFRQYLLNNDEQVKLLPIEAPNIEFVNLKDPLVAALAHEITVTESINKIYEATYTYNDYRTRQFLDWFIKEQGEEEKNSNDLIKRFELFGDDAKSLYMLDSELGARVYAAPSLVL, encoded by the coding sequence ATGTTAAATTCAGAAATAGCAAAATTGTTAAATGAGCAAATTACGAAAGAGTTATACTCAGCATACGTTTATCTTGACATGGCTAATTTTTACTCAGATCATAATTTAAATGGCTTTGAAAATTGGTTCTATGTTCAGATGCAAGAAGAAAGAGACCATGCATTACTATTTCGTCAATATTTATTAAACAATGATGAGCAGGTTAAATTATTACCAATTGAAGCTCCAAATATTGAATTTGTAAACTTAAAAGATCCATTGGTAGCAGCTTTGGCTCATGAAATTACTGTAACAGAATCAATCAATAAGATTTACGAAGCTACGTATACTTATAATGATTATAGAACAAGACAATTCCTTGATTGGTTTATTAAAGAGCAAGGAGAAGAAGAAAAGAACAGCAATGATTTAATCAAACGTTTTGAATTATTTGGTGATGATGCAAAAAGTTTGTATATGTTAGATAGTGAACTTGGAGCTCGTGTATACGCTGCACCAAGTTTAGTACTCTAA
- a CDS encoding DUF3793 family protein: protein MGDFLYYIGENQTYSYVKYMLANSCMPTLLGVKPSCMITVNKKYIENKQEFLKFLVLELEQFECEYSLIHEEEQSYTLFLYNPEVMNKTLMKEENKELLIHYGYDFNNHILTETIHRLKNRYVAYKSKKSEFPHELGILLGYPIEDVIDYIKNDGKNYKSCGYWKVYHNVEQAEKMFEFFRLVREDAMRIISTRKNLLDIKASYSSLNEYAMVC from the coding sequence ATGGGAGACTTTTTATATTACATTGGTGAAAATCAAACATATTCGTATGTTAAATATATGTTAGCAAATAGCTGTATGCCTACGCTTCTAGGCGTTAAACCATCCTGTATGATAACAGTGAATAAAAAATACATAGAAAATAAACAAGAATTTTTAAAATTCTTAGTGTTAGAATTAGAACAATTTGAATGTGAATATTCATTAATCCACGAAGAGGAACAATCTTATACATTATTTTTATATAATCCAGAGGTAATGAATAAGACTTTAATGAAAGAAGAAAACAAAGAGCTTTTGATTCATTACGGATATGATTTTAATAACCATATCTTAACTGAAACTATACATCGTTTAAAAAATCGTTATGTGGCATATAAATCGAAAAAGTCGGAGTTTCCACATGAGTTAGGAATTTTATTAGGTTACCCAATTGAAGATGTTATAGATTATATTAAAAATGATGGGAAGAATTATAAATCATGTGGTTATTGGAAAGTTTATCATAATGTAGAGCAAGCAGAAAAGATGTTTGAATTTTTCCGACTGGTAAGAGAAGATGCAATGCGTATTATTAGTACTAGAAAAAATCTCTTAGATATAAAAGCATCTTATAGCTCTTTAAATGAATATGCAATGGTATGTTAA
- a CDS encoding sugar O-acetyltransferase gives MTEKEKASKGLLYNANYDDELIKDRTVCKDLCYEFNHLRPSQVKEQEEIIKKLFSKTKNSFCITAPFYCDYGYNIEIGENFYTNHNCVILDAAKVTFGDNVFIAPNCGFHTAGHPLDIEQRNEGLEYAYPITVGNNVWIGANVVVLPGVTIGDNTVIGAGSVVTKDIPSGVIAVGNPCKVIREITEDDKNKYRR, from the coding sequence ATGACAGAAAAAGAAAAAGCAAGCAAAGGATTATTGTATAATGCAAATTATGATGATGAACTTATCAAGGACCGTACAGTATGTAAGGATTTATGCTATGAGTTTAATCATTTGAGACCATCACAAGTAAAAGAGCAGGAAGAAATAATTAAAAAACTATTTAGCAAAACAAAAAATAGTTTTTGTATCACTGCTCCATTTTATTGTGATTATGGATATAATATTGAAATTGGCGAAAATTTTTATACGAACCATAATTGTGTAATACTTGATGCAGCTAAAGTTACATTTGGAGATAACGTATTTATCGCTCCAAACTGTGGTTTCCATACAGCGGGGCATCCGTTGGATATTGAGCAAAGAAACGAAGGTCTAGAGTATGCTTATCCAATCACCGTTGGAAATAATGTATGGATTGGTGCTAATGTCGTTGTACTTCCAGGTGTTACAATTGGAGATAATACTGTCATTGGAGCTGGTAGTGTAGTAACGAAAGACATTCCATCCGGTGTAATAGCTGTGGGTAATCCTTGTAAAGTCATTCGTGAGATTACGGAGGATGATAAGAATAAGTATAGAAGATAA
- the nagB gene encoding glucosamine-6-phosphate deaminase, translating to MKIITANDYNDLSRKAANIISAQVILKPTSILGLATGSTPIGTYKQLIKWYEKGDIDFSMVTSVNLDEYCGLSGESEQSYRYFMDTNLFNHININKNKTHVPNGLAKDLEQECINYDTMINDLGGIDMQLLGIGHNGHIGFNEPNIKFEKTTHIVDLDKSTIEANARFFDSIDDVPKQAITMGIKSIMHARHVLLIANGPDKEEIVKKALFGPITPDVPASILQLHPNLTVIQCFK from the coding sequence ATGAAGATAATAACAGCAAATGACTATAACGATTTAAGCCGTAAAGCAGCAAATATTATTTCTGCGCAAGTTATCCTAAAACCAACAAGCATTCTTGGACTTGCAACTGGATCAACTCCTATCGGTACATATAAACAACTTATAAAATGGTATGAAAAAGGCGATATTGATTTTTCAATGGTTACTTCAGTGAACTTAGATGAATATTGTGGTTTATCTGGAGAAAGCGAGCAAAGCTATCGATACTTTATGGATACCAATTTATTTAACCATATAAATATAAACAAAAATAAAACACATGTACCAAACGGACTTGCAAAAGATTTGGAACAAGAATGTATTAACTACGATACAATGATCAATGACCTTGGTGGTATTGATATGCAATTATTAGGTATCGGCCATAATGGTCACATTGGTTTTAATGAACCTAACATTAAATTTGAAAAAACAACACATATTGTGGACTTAGATAAAAGTACGATTGAGGCAAATGCTAGATTTTTTGACTCCATTGATGATGTTCCAAAACAAGCAATAACTATGGGTATTAAATCTATTATGCATGCAAGACATGTATTACTAATCGCAAATGGACCAGACAAAGAAGAGATAGTAAAGAAAGCTTTATTTGGCCCTATTACACCAGACGTTCCTGCATCCATACTTCAATTACATCCTAATCTAACAGTAATTCAATGCTTTAAATAA
- the nagA gene encoding N-acetylglucosamine-6-phosphate deacetylase translates to MVFKHANVFIDGHFKKVDIETKDDRIIAISDSIDSEEFIDCTGKYILPGFLDIHSHGCVGFDFTNGTEEEIIAMCKYYASKGITSVLATVMTEQYSVLKQSMLNIKSVMHTDYSGSSILGINMEGPFLGADKKGAHDEKYLRPIDENMFNELNELSGNCIRLVDIDPKKEGALEFIKNHSKTKTISLAHTSCNYDLACEAFDAGATHITHLFNAMNGLHHREPGLIGAMSDYDVHAELITDGIHIHPAVVRMMFKLDPQKMIIISDSMSASGLEDGLYSLGGQDVYVTNKKATLKDGTIAGSTTNVHEALLNCIRFGVKKEDAILSATKIPAKSIKADHEVGEISIGKKANLLITDEDISIEQVFINGKEFNL, encoded by the coding sequence ATGGTATTTAAACATGCAAATGTCTTTATTGACGGACATTTTAAAAAAGTTGATATTGAAACAAAAGATGATCGAATCATTGCAATCTCAGATTCCATTGATTCGGAAGAATTTATTGATTGTACAGGAAAGTATATATTACCTGGATTTCTCGACATCCATTCCCACGGATGCGTTGGTTTTGATTTTACCAATGGTACCGAAGAAGAAATTATTGCAATGTGCAAGTACTATGCAAGTAAGGGTATCACTTCTGTTTTAGCTACTGTTATGACAGAACAATATTCAGTACTAAAACAATCTATGTTAAACATTAAATCTGTAATGCATACCGATTATTCTGGAAGTTCAATTCTTGGAATTAATATGGAAGGCCCATTTTTAGGTGCTGATAAAAAAGGTGCTCATGATGAGAAATATCTTCGTCCAATTGATGAAAATATGTTTAATGAATTAAACGAGCTATCTGGAAATTGCATTCGATTAGTAGATATCGATCCTAAAAAAGAAGGAGCTCTTGAATTTATTAAAAATCATAGTAAAACAAAAACTATTTCACTTGCTCACACCAGCTGTAATTATGATTTAGCTTGTGAAGCCTTTGATGCCGGTGCTACGCATATCACCCATTTATTCAATGCTATGAATGGTCTTCATCACCGTGAACCAGGTTTAATTGGTGCAATGTCAGATTATGATGTTCATGCAGAACTCATTACGGATGGCATTCATATTCACCCTGCCGTAGTTCGTATGATGTTTAAACTAGATCCACAAAAAATGATTATAATTTCTGATTCAATGAGTGCAAGCGGTTTAGAGGATGGCCTTTATTCTCTTGGTGGTCAAGATGTTTATGTAACGAATAAAAAAGCCACCTTAAAGGATGGTACAATCGCTGGTTCTACAACCAACGTACATGAAGCATTGCTAAATTGTATCCGCTTTGGTGTTAAGAAGGAAGATGCTATCTTAAGTGCTACAAAGATACCTGCGAAATCAATTAAAGCTGATCATGAAGTGGGTGAAATAAGTATCGGTAAAAAGGCCAATTTATTAATTACCGATGAAGATATATCCATTGAACAAGTTTTTATAAATGGTAAGGAATTTAATTTATAA
- a CDS encoding V-type ATP synthase subunit D, translating into MAQTHVNPTRMELTRLKKKLTTAVRGHKLLKDKRDELMRQFLELVRENKALRERVEEKIYEANKNFVLARAVMQEEVLNVALLAPKQEVFLETSTRNVMSVEIPVFEYKTKTPDANDIYSYGYAFTSSDLDDSVKALADVLPDMLRLAECEKSCQLMAAEIEKTRRRVNALEHVMIPRMQENIKYIVMKLDENERSTQIRLMKVKDMMLEQAHKYSEREW; encoded by the coding sequence ATGGCGCAAACGCATGTAAATCCAACGCGTATGGAATTAACGCGCTTAAAGAAAAAGTTAACAACTGCAGTCCGTGGGCATAAGCTCTTAAAAGATAAACGCGATGAATTAATGCGTCAATTTCTAGAATTAGTTCGTGAGAATAAAGCATTACGTGAACGGGTCGAAGAAAAGATTTATGAAGCAAACAAGAATTTCGTGTTAGCTCGTGCGGTTATGCAAGAAGAAGTGCTAAATGTTGCATTACTTGCACCAAAACAGGAAGTTTTCTTAGAAACAAGTACAAGGAATGTTATGAGTGTAGAGATTCCTGTATTTGAGTATAAGACGAAGACACCAGATGCAAACGATATTTATTCCTATGGTTATGCATTTACTTCAAGTGACCTTGATGATTCCGTGAAAGCATTGGCCGATGTATTGCCAGATATGCTACGTTTGGCTGAATGTGAAAAGTCTTGTCAGCTCATGGCAGCAGAAATTGAAAAAACAAGAAGAAGAGTAAATGCTCTAGAGCATGTTATGATTCCAAGAATGCAAGAGAATATTAAGTATATTGTTATGAAATTAGATGAAAATGAGAGAAGTACTCAAATTCGTTTAATGAAAGTTAAAGATATGATGTTAGAGCAAGCACATAAGTATAGTGAAAGAGAATGGTAA